From one Deltaproteobacteria bacterium genomic stretch:
- a CDS encoding acyltransferase family protein: MATPPGLLPIPDAPVEPEPRPPAHRRVGPIGLRRLLAFRARVRAQLARACLLERRPPERFGFRFDTAARLFGVTGCFYRKYFRVQCYGIESLPAGPFLAVANHSSRVLSWDGAMIVTACLLDAEPPRLVHGMADHRLMTLPVLGAAARLIGAVDGRRPACEDLLRRGAAVLTFPEGVKALAKPFRERYRLRGFGHGFVHVALATGAPIVPVAVIGAEEEAPLIANPAWLARLVRTPVAPITPTIVFPLPVKYRLHFGAPIHLKGSGGPEMVARQAQHVRAVLQDLIDRGLAARHHVFF, from the coding sequence ATGGCGACGCCCCCCGGCCTCCTCCCGATCCCGGATGCACCCGTCGAGCCGGAGCCGCGACCGCCGGCGCACCGCCGCGTCGGGCCCATCGGCCTTCGCCGGCTCCTCGCCTTCCGGGCCCGCGTGCGCGCTCAGCTCGCACGCGCCTGCCTGCTCGAGCGGCGGCCGCCCGAGCGCTTCGGCTTCCGGTTCGACACGGCGGCCCGCCTGTTCGGCGTGACCGGGTGCTTCTACCGCAAGTACTTCCGCGTCCAGTGCTACGGAATCGAATCGCTCCCTGCCGGCCCGTTCCTCGCGGTCGCGAACCACAGCTCCCGCGTGCTCTCCTGGGACGGCGCCATGATCGTCACCGCATGCCTGCTCGACGCCGAGCCGCCGCGACTCGTCCACGGCATGGCGGACCACCGCCTGATGACGCTGCCCGTGCTCGGGGCCGCGGCGCGGCTGATCGGCGCCGTCGACGGGCGACGGCCCGCGTGCGAGGACCTGCTACGGCGCGGCGCGGCGGTCCTCACCTTCCCCGAGGGGGTGAAGGCGCTGGCCAAGCCCTTCCGCGAGCGCTATCGGCTGCGCGGCTTCGGCCACGGCTTCGTCCACGTCGCCCTCGCCACGGGCGCGCCGATCGTCCCGGTCGCGGTGATCGGAGCCGAAGAGGAGGCGCCGCTCATCGCCAATCCTGCCTGGCTGGCGCGCCTCGTGCGGACGCCGGTGGCGCCGATCACGCCCACCATCGTCTTCCCGCTTCCAGTCAAGTACCGCCTGCACTTCGGCGCTCCCATCCACCTGAAGGGCTCCGGCGGGCCCGAGATGGTGGCACGCCAAGCGCAGCACGTACGGGCCGTGCTCCAGGATCTCATCGACCGCGGCCTGGCGGCGCGCCATCATGTCTTTTTCTGA
- a CDS encoding RNA-binding protein codes for MGKRLYVGNLPYQVDEDQLRALFEQDGRQVEEIKVVTDRETGRPRGFAFIEMATDAQAQAAVNALHGKPFGGRPLTVSEARERAPGGGGGGGGGRGGMGRRDR; via the coding sequence ATGGGAAAGAGACTGTACGTCGGGAATCTCCCTTACCAGGTGGACGAGGACCAGCTCCGGGCTCTCTTCGAGCAGGATGGCCGCCAGGTCGAGGAGATCAAGGTCGTGACCGATCGCGAGACCGGCCGCCCCCGGGGCTTCGCCTTCATCGAGATGGCGACGGACGCCCAGGCGCAGGCGGCGGTCAACGCGCTCCACGGCAAGCCGTTCGGAGGCCGTCCCCTCACCGTGAGCGAGGCTCGGGAGCGCGCCCCGGGCGGCGGGGGCGGCGGGGGCGGCGGCCGCGGCGGCATGGGCCGGCGAGACCGCTAG